TCCTCGTAGCTCATAGAATCTTTCCACTTCTCGATCTCTGGCTTCTTGGCGTCAAACGTGTATCCGACGCTTTGCGCACGTTTTTGCATTTCATCAGAAATCTTGATGGTTCCATTGACGCTTTGCCCGGCTGCACGCTGTTGCAGCTTTGCCGCTTCGGAATTCAAGTCGTATGCGTTGAGATGGCAGGCCAATAAGAAAAGGGCGGTAAACCCGGATGCTTTCATCACGATGCGGCCTCCAGATGAGATGGTTCATCTGATCGATGAATCCGCATATAAGCCGCTATCGCCCTCTCTGCGACGTCTCTTGAATCGATCAACTCCGCCAGTCGTCCAACATCGCCGTTTCTTACTGCGCTCGATATGAGCACACACAAAGATTCCTTTGCATTTCGTGCCATCGCAAATTCCCATTCGCGGGTGATTTTCAAAACGGTTTCTATTTTCATTCTATGTGCTCCTATTAAAATGCGCAGCAATCGCGCTTTCGATATACCATCCACGCCCCGACGTGCTGGTTGGCTGGATTATCAAACCCGGCTTCCCACATAACGCCGGTTCTGCCGATCGGAATACGGTTTGGCCAGACAAACGGGTAAACTGGGAAGATCCCATACTGGCTTTTTTGCATGATCGGCATAGGGTAAAGGCCGCATAGCCCCTGATTCCCAACCCCGCCTTTTAGCATGAGCTGCCGGTGCATTTTTGAAAGCATCCGTGAGGTCATCGCCGCCTGAGCCTGCATTGCGCTGGTCCCCTTGTTGGTCTGTGTCATTGGGAACGTACCGTTCCAAGAACCAAGGCACCACCAAAGCGGATCGGTTGGGAACCCGACTGCGGAGGTTACCGCATCCACCATGCACGCCATTTCGGCGATCGGATTTGCCACCAAGAACGCTTCTGGCCCGATGATGGCAGCCCAAATATCGTTTTGCCAAAGCGGGTCAAGTTCTGTGATATAGAGATAGTCGAGGTTTCCGCTGTCCTGAAGACACACAAAATCAAGAAACAACCCGAGCAGTTTGAAAATCGGGTATTTGATTAACTGGATCTGGTATGTGTAGGTCTGCTTCGTGTTATCACTGTTATTCTGCCCAAAACTGGCGGCCCCGAGCCCAACCGATACAGGAAGGCTTGTCCCTAGTGTAGGTGTGCAGTACGGAATGGCCGTTGGTTCAGAGATCAAGATTGGCTCCCATAATGAAAGCGTTATGCCCACCCTTGGGAAAGGGTCCATACAAGTGCATATCGGATTTCTTGAACCATTGAGCGAGCTGTCTTCGTTTGCCGTTGGGTTGATATCCACTCCGGCAATCCGGATCGGGAACACATTATGAACGGTGGCAACGGTCGATAGTGCGATTTGCATCGCCGAGGAAGTCCCGCGTGTAGCAACCTTGCACGCTGCTGATGAAGCAGGATTCGCCGAAGCTGCACTTCCAATGACGGCCGCGGTCAAAACAGCCTTAATTACCAGTTTTGTAAACTTCAACCTTGATCCTTTTGGCTTTCATGTCAACAGAAACAACGCTTACGGTGTATTTCAAATCGAATCGGTCTTTCATCTCGTCGGTCACAAGATAGAGTTTTCGATCAATATTCTTTGGAAAATCCTCAACCTCGCACCCCGAGCTTGCATACATCACATCCGGTCGTCCAGATGACAGGCGCTTCACAAGCTCAACCTCTTTTTTATCACAGGCATTGAAAGCAATGATAGGCGGAGGCGCAATCCGGATGTAATCGAGCGGGTTAAAGCGGTATCCTTTTGGATATAGAACGCCTATCTTGTTCCCATTGCGGTCCACTCTCGGGATGTCCTCCAGAAGAGTATAGGTGGGATCGACGTAGTAGGAGAAGGTCTTCTGCGCACGCGCAAGCGGCTCACCCTTGAGCTTTTTGATCTCATCGATCTCCCGCTTTGATTGTCGTTCGATCTCCTTTACGGCACGGTTTTGTCGGTTCTGGACCTCGCTTAGAACATCCGGTTCGGCAATTCTATACGTCCCCCCAAGCAAAATGATCGGGAGCAATGTAACGGCGAATGCTTTTACCATAGCGGGCGTGCCCCACGTTCGATCTGATCCGCGCGGACAAAACCGTAGTATCGGCTGTCATAGCTGCGTTCATGTGTTCCGACCATAAAAAAGCTTCCTTCTGGGATGATTCCGTTGAACACAAAGTGTTCGACCGGCTTGCCGTTCTTATCGGTAGGTTTTGCACTCCCAAGATATTTACTCTCGCAGAAGTATTCCCCCGTGATTGAGGA
This sequence is a window from Sulfuricurvum sp. IAE1. Protein-coding genes within it:
- a CDS encoding TraU family protein; this encodes MKFTKLVIKAVLTAAVIGSAASANPASSAACKVATRGTSSAMQIALSTVATVHNVFPIRIAGVDINPTANEDSSLNGSRNPICTCMDPFPRVGITLSLWEPILISEPTAIPYCTPTLGTSLPVSVGLGAASFGQNNSDNTKQTYTYQIQLIKYPIFKLLGLFLDFVCLQDSGNLDYLYITELDPLWQNDIWAAIIGPEAFLVANPIAEMACMVDAVTSAVGFPTDPLWWCLGSWNGTFPMTQTNKGTSAMQAQAAMTSRMLSKMHRQLMLKGGVGNQGLCGLYPMPIMQKSQYGIFPVYPFVWPNRIPIGRTGVMWEAGFDNPANQHVGAWMVYRKRDCCAF
- a CDS encoding S26 family signal peptidase; translated protein: MDHSLEHSVWLTHKPFDPAKDQYGVFAPTVKNEYTRDVKYLFKEIGCRGGQELQSSITGEYFCESKYLGSAKPTDKNGKPVEHFVFNGIIPEGSFFMVGTHERSYDSRYYGFVRADQIERGARPLW